One Thalassotalea atypica DNA window includes the following coding sequences:
- a CDS encoding GFA family protein, which produces MEMFISGACHCGSIKYQAAVNPEQVIICHCEDCQQLSGSAFRTVVMSKEVTFIQGTPKEYIKIAESGNRRAQGFCGDCGSALYATSVDHPSINTTKVYGLRVGTIKEKNQLTPKVHIWCRSAQAWLKQMPTMKMFDCGPN; this is translated from the coding sequence ATGGAAATGTTTATTTCAGGAGCGTGTCATTGCGGTTCCATTAAATATCAAGCAGCGGTGAATCCGGAGCAAGTGATAATTTGTCATTGCGAAGATTGCCAACAACTCTCAGGCAGCGCCTTTAGAACTGTTGTCATGTCAAAAGAGGTGACGTTTATTCAAGGCACACCTAAAGAATATATAAAAATCGCTGAAAGCGGTAATCGACGAGCTCAAGGTTTTTGTGGTGATTGTGGCTCCGCACTTTACGCAACTTCCGTTGACCATCCATCTATCAATACAACCAAAGTGTATGGTCTTCGTGTGGGGACGATAAAAGAAAAAAACCAGCTGACACCTAAGGTTCACATATGGTGTCGTTCAGCACAAGCATGGCTTAAACAAATGCCAACAATGAAAATGTTTGACTGTGGGCCCAACTAA